From Megalops cyprinoides isolate fMegCyp1 chromosome 18, fMegCyp1.pri, whole genome shotgun sequence, one genomic window encodes:
- the LOC118793477 gene encoding PDZ and LIM domain protein 3-like isoform X1 — MPQNVVLEGPAPWGFRLTGGKDFNQPLTISRITPGSKASLANLCPGDIILAIEGAPADGMTHCEAQNKIKDSTSQLSLKIERPETKLWSPQVTEDGKPNPFKINLEAEQQEFKPIGTGHNRRAQPFVAAANIDDKRQVVSSTYNTPIGLYSQDNIQDALQGQLRGLVHEKPEGYFKPHRPVKAPQVPGIISPSDLQPAPKPCPKEAQVPSAQYNSPIKLYSEANIMNARQQAQMSSVDEQLPPSSSTLSSIEDSHVYRMLQDNQEAPHEPRQSGSFKALQDYVDSDGTRPIGTRSVKAPVTKPPAPAGSLQKLPLCDKCGNGIVGTVVKARDKFRHPGCFVCSDCDVNLKQKGYFFVEGQLYCETHARARMRPPEGHDVVTVYPNA; from the exons ATGCCACAGAACGTAGTCCTCGAGGGGCCGGCTCCATGGGGATTCCGGCTCACAGGGGGCAAGGATTTCAACCAGCCCCTTACCATCTCCAGG ATCACTCCAGGCAGCAAGGCATCACTGGCAAACCTTTGTCCTGGCGACATCATCCTGGCCATCGAAGGAGCCCCCGCGGACGGGATGACACACTGTGAGGCACAGAATAAGATCAAGGACTCCACCAGCCAGCTCAGCCTCAAGATAGAGAG GCCGGAAACCAAACTTTGGTCGCCTCAGGTCACAGAAGATGGCAAACCCAACCCATTCAAAATCAATTTGGAAGCAGAACAGCAA GAGTTCAAACCAATCGGTACAGGTCATAATAGAAGAGCCCAGCCATTTGTGGCGGCCGCCAACATTGACGACAAAAGGCAGGTGGTGAGCTCGACATACAACACGCCCATAGGCCTCTACTCCCAAGACAACATCCAGGATGCCCTGCAGGGCCAGCTTCGGGGCCTGGTCCACGAAAAGCCAGAGGG CTACTTCAAGCCTCACCGCCCAGTGAAAGCCCCCCAGGTGCCAGGCATCATTTCCCCCTCTGACTTACAGCCAGCCCCTAAGCCCTGCCCAAAGGAGGCCCAGGTCCCGAGTGCTCAGTATAACTCACCTATAAAGTTGTACTCTGAGGCCAATATCATGAACGCACGGCAGCAGGCTCAGATGTCCTCTGTAGATGAACAGCTCCCACCCAG cagcagcacgctCTCCTCCATTGAGGACTCCCATGTGTACCGCATGCTGCAAGACAACCAGGAGGCGCCTCACGAGCCTCGCCAGTCCGGCTCATTCAAGGCCCTGCAGGATTACGTGGACAGTGATG GAACGAGGCCCATTGGCACCAGAAGTGTGAAAGCCCCAGTGACAAAGCCTCCAGCGCCTGCAGGCAGCCTGCAAAAGCTGCCACTGTGCGACAAGTGCGGAAACGGCATTGT gggCACGGTAGTGAAGGCGCGGGACAAGTTCCGCCACCCTGGCTGTTTCGTGTGCTCCGACTGTGACGTCAACCTCAAGCAGAAGGGCTACTTCTTTGTGGAGGGACAGCTTTACTGTGAAACCCACGCACGAGCTAGGATGAGACCTCCAGAAGGGCATGACGTTGTCACTGTGTACCCTaatgcataa
- the LOC118793477 gene encoding PDZ and LIM domain protein 3-like isoform X2, with product MPQNVVLEGPAPWGFRLTGGKDFNQPLTISRITPGSKASLANLCPGDIILAIEGAPADGMTHCEAQNKIKDSTSQLSLKIERPETKLWSPQVTEDGKPNPFKINLEAEQQEFKPIGTGHNRRAQPFVAAANIDDKRQVVSSTYNTPIGLYSQDNIQDALQGQLRGLVHEKPEGYFKPHRPVKAPQVPGIISPSDLQPAPKPCPKEAQVPSAQYNSPIKLYSEANIMNARQQAQMSSVDEQLPPSSTLSSIEDSHVYRMLQDNQEAPHEPRQSGSFKALQDYVDSDGTRPIGTRSVKAPVTKPPAPAGSLQKLPLCDKCGNGIVGTVVKARDKFRHPGCFVCSDCDVNLKQKGYFFVEGQLYCETHARARMRPPEGHDVVTVYPNA from the exons ATGCCACAGAACGTAGTCCTCGAGGGGCCGGCTCCATGGGGATTCCGGCTCACAGGGGGCAAGGATTTCAACCAGCCCCTTACCATCTCCAGG ATCACTCCAGGCAGCAAGGCATCACTGGCAAACCTTTGTCCTGGCGACATCATCCTGGCCATCGAAGGAGCCCCCGCGGACGGGATGACACACTGTGAGGCACAGAATAAGATCAAGGACTCCACCAGCCAGCTCAGCCTCAAGATAGAGAG GCCGGAAACCAAACTTTGGTCGCCTCAGGTCACAGAAGATGGCAAACCCAACCCATTCAAAATCAATTTGGAAGCAGAACAGCAA GAGTTCAAACCAATCGGTACAGGTCATAATAGAAGAGCCCAGCCATTTGTGGCGGCCGCCAACATTGACGACAAAAGGCAGGTGGTGAGCTCGACATACAACACGCCCATAGGCCTCTACTCCCAAGACAACATCCAGGATGCCCTGCAGGGCCAGCTTCGGGGCCTGGTCCACGAAAAGCCAGAGGG CTACTTCAAGCCTCACCGCCCAGTGAAAGCCCCCCAGGTGCCAGGCATCATTTCCCCCTCTGACTTACAGCCAGCCCCTAAGCCCTGCCCAAAGGAGGCCCAGGTCCCGAGTGCTCAGTATAACTCACCTATAAAGTTGTACTCTGAGGCCAATATCATGAACGCACGGCAGCAGGCTCAGATGTCCTCTGTAGATGAACAGCTCCCACCCAG cagcacgctCTCCTCCATTGAGGACTCCCATGTGTACCGCATGCTGCAAGACAACCAGGAGGCGCCTCACGAGCCTCGCCAGTCCGGCTCATTCAAGGCCCTGCAGGATTACGTGGACAGTGATG GAACGAGGCCCATTGGCACCAGAAGTGTGAAAGCCCCAGTGACAAAGCCTCCAGCGCCTGCAGGCAGCCTGCAAAAGCTGCCACTGTGCGACAAGTGCGGAAACGGCATTGT gggCACGGTAGTGAAGGCGCGGGACAAGTTCCGCCACCCTGGCTGTTTCGTGTGCTCCGACTGTGACGTCAACCTCAAGCAGAAGGGCTACTTCTTTGTGGAGGGACAGCTTTACTGTGAAACCCACGCACGAGCTAGGATGAGACCTCCAGAAGGGCATGACGTTGTCACTGTGTACCCTaatgcataa
- the LOC118793477 gene encoding PDZ and LIM domain protein 3-like isoform X4 encodes MPQNVVLEGPAPWGFRLTGGKDFNQPLTISRITPGSKASLANLCPGDIILAIEGAPADGMTHCEAQNKIKDSTSQLSLKIERPETKLWSPQVTEDGKPNPFKINLEAEQQEFKPIGTGHNRRAQPFVAAANIDDKRQVVSSTYNTPIGLYSQDNIQDALQGQLRGLVHEKPEGSSTLSSIEDSHVYRMLQDNQEAPHEPRQSGSFKALQDYVDSDGTRPIGTRSVKAPVTKPPAPAGSLQKLPLCDKCGNGIVGTVVKARDKFRHPGCFVCSDCDVNLKQKGYFFVEGQLYCETHARARMRPPEGHDVVTVYPNA; translated from the exons ATGCCACAGAACGTAGTCCTCGAGGGGCCGGCTCCATGGGGATTCCGGCTCACAGGGGGCAAGGATTTCAACCAGCCCCTTACCATCTCCAGG ATCACTCCAGGCAGCAAGGCATCACTGGCAAACCTTTGTCCTGGCGACATCATCCTGGCCATCGAAGGAGCCCCCGCGGACGGGATGACACACTGTGAGGCACAGAATAAGATCAAGGACTCCACCAGCCAGCTCAGCCTCAAGATAGAGAG GCCGGAAACCAAACTTTGGTCGCCTCAGGTCACAGAAGATGGCAAACCCAACCCATTCAAAATCAATTTGGAAGCAGAACAGCAA GAGTTCAAACCAATCGGTACAGGTCATAATAGAAGAGCCCAGCCATTTGTGGCGGCCGCCAACATTGACGACAAAAGGCAGGTGGTGAGCTCGACATACAACACGCCCATAGGCCTCTACTCCCAAGACAACATCCAGGATGCCCTGCAGGGCCAGCTTCGGGGCCTGGTCCACGAAAAGCCAGAGGG cagcagcacgctCTCCTCCATTGAGGACTCCCATGTGTACCGCATGCTGCAAGACAACCAGGAGGCGCCTCACGAGCCTCGCCAGTCCGGCTCATTCAAGGCCCTGCAGGATTACGTGGACAGTGATG GAACGAGGCCCATTGGCACCAGAAGTGTGAAAGCCCCAGTGACAAAGCCTCCAGCGCCTGCAGGCAGCCTGCAAAAGCTGCCACTGTGCGACAAGTGCGGAAACGGCATTGT gggCACGGTAGTGAAGGCGCGGGACAAGTTCCGCCACCCTGGCTGTTTCGTGTGCTCCGACTGTGACGTCAACCTCAAGCAGAAGGGCTACTTCTTTGTGGAGGGACAGCTTTACTGTGAAACCCACGCACGAGCTAGGATGAGACCTCCAGAAGGGCATGACGTTGTCACTGTGTACCCTaatgcataa
- the LOC118793477 gene encoding PDZ and LIM domain protein 3-like isoform X5 — protein sequence MPQNVVLEGPAPWGFRLTGGKDFNQPLTISRITPGSKASLANLCPGDIILAIEGAPADGMTHCEAQNKIKDSTSQLSLKIERPETKLWSPQVTEDGKPNPFKINLEAEQQEFKPIGTGHNRRAQPFVAAANIDDKRQVVSSTYNTPIGLYSQDNIQDALQGQLRGLVHEKPEGSTLSSIEDSHVYRMLQDNQEAPHEPRQSGSFKALQDYVDSDGTRPIGTRSVKAPVTKPPAPAGSLQKLPLCDKCGNGIVGTVVKARDKFRHPGCFVCSDCDVNLKQKGYFFVEGQLYCETHARARMRPPEGHDVVTVYPNA from the exons ATGCCACAGAACGTAGTCCTCGAGGGGCCGGCTCCATGGGGATTCCGGCTCACAGGGGGCAAGGATTTCAACCAGCCCCTTACCATCTCCAGG ATCACTCCAGGCAGCAAGGCATCACTGGCAAACCTTTGTCCTGGCGACATCATCCTGGCCATCGAAGGAGCCCCCGCGGACGGGATGACACACTGTGAGGCACAGAATAAGATCAAGGACTCCACCAGCCAGCTCAGCCTCAAGATAGAGAG GCCGGAAACCAAACTTTGGTCGCCTCAGGTCACAGAAGATGGCAAACCCAACCCATTCAAAATCAATTTGGAAGCAGAACAGCAA GAGTTCAAACCAATCGGTACAGGTCATAATAGAAGAGCCCAGCCATTTGTGGCGGCCGCCAACATTGACGACAAAAGGCAGGTGGTGAGCTCGACATACAACACGCCCATAGGCCTCTACTCCCAAGACAACATCCAGGATGCCCTGCAGGGCCAGCTTCGGGGCCTGGTCCACGAAAAGCCAGAGGG cagcacgctCTCCTCCATTGAGGACTCCCATGTGTACCGCATGCTGCAAGACAACCAGGAGGCGCCTCACGAGCCTCGCCAGTCCGGCTCATTCAAGGCCCTGCAGGATTACGTGGACAGTGATG GAACGAGGCCCATTGGCACCAGAAGTGTGAAAGCCCCAGTGACAAAGCCTCCAGCGCCTGCAGGCAGCCTGCAAAAGCTGCCACTGTGCGACAAGTGCGGAAACGGCATTGT gggCACGGTAGTGAAGGCGCGGGACAAGTTCCGCCACCCTGGCTGTTTCGTGTGCTCCGACTGTGACGTCAACCTCAAGCAGAAGGGCTACTTCTTTGTGGAGGGACAGCTTTACTGTGAAACCCACGCACGAGCTAGGATGAGACCTCCAGAAGGGCATGACGTTGTCACTGTGTACCCTaatgcataa
- the LOC118793477 gene encoding PDZ and LIM domain protein 3-like isoform X3 — MPQNVVLEGPAPWGFRLTGGKDFNQPLTISRITPGSKASLANLCPGDIILAIEGAPADGMTHCEAQNKIKDSTSQLSLKIERPETKLWSPQVTEDGKPNPFKINLEAEQQDLGYFEHKFNIRPKPFSPASQSSYFKPHRPVKAPQVPGIISPSDLQPAPKPCPKEAQVPSAQYNSPIKLYSEANIMNARQQAQMSSVDEQLPPSSSTLSSIEDSHVYRMLQDNQEAPHEPRQSGSFKALQDYVDSDGTRPIGTRSVKAPVTKPPAPAGSLQKLPLCDKCGNGIVGTVVKARDKFRHPGCFVCSDCDVNLKQKGYFFVEGQLYCETHARARMRPPEGHDVVTVYPNA; from the exons ATGCCACAGAACGTAGTCCTCGAGGGGCCGGCTCCATGGGGATTCCGGCTCACAGGGGGCAAGGATTTCAACCAGCCCCTTACCATCTCCAGG ATCACTCCAGGCAGCAAGGCATCACTGGCAAACCTTTGTCCTGGCGACATCATCCTGGCCATCGAAGGAGCCCCCGCGGACGGGATGACACACTGTGAGGCACAGAATAAGATCAAGGACTCCACCAGCCAGCTCAGCCTCAAGATAGAGAG GCCGGAAACCAAACTTTGGTCGCCTCAGGTCACAGAAGATGGCAAACCCAACCCATTCAAAATCAATTTGGAAGCAGAACAGCAA GACCTTGGCTACTTCGAACACAAGTTTAATATCAGACCAAAGCCCTTCAGTCCTGCAAGCCAAAGCAG CTACTTCAAGCCTCACCGCCCAGTGAAAGCCCCCCAGGTGCCAGGCATCATTTCCCCCTCTGACTTACAGCCAGCCCCTAAGCCCTGCCCAAAGGAGGCCCAGGTCCCGAGTGCTCAGTATAACTCACCTATAAAGTTGTACTCTGAGGCCAATATCATGAACGCACGGCAGCAGGCTCAGATGTCCTCTGTAGATGAACAGCTCCCACCCAG cagcagcacgctCTCCTCCATTGAGGACTCCCATGTGTACCGCATGCTGCAAGACAACCAGGAGGCGCCTCACGAGCCTCGCCAGTCCGGCTCATTCAAGGCCCTGCAGGATTACGTGGACAGTGATG GAACGAGGCCCATTGGCACCAGAAGTGTGAAAGCCCCAGTGACAAAGCCTCCAGCGCCTGCAGGCAGCCTGCAAAAGCTGCCACTGTGCGACAAGTGCGGAAACGGCATTGT gggCACGGTAGTGAAGGCGCGGGACAAGTTCCGCCACCCTGGCTGTTTCGTGTGCTCCGACTGTGACGTCAACCTCAAGCAGAAGGGCTACTTCTTTGTGGAGGGACAGCTTTACTGTGAAACCCACGCACGAGCTAGGATGAGACCTCCAGAAGGGCATGACGTTGTCACTGTGTACCCTaatgcataa
- the c18h4orf47 gene encoding UPF0602 protein C4orf47 homolog: MPPEGKSDMERVGLFKEMGYITIGDKYTPNVYRPFNESAQKNKQMLCGGPKEKSGLQAGYFDNQFKRIFEREAFTDPLKLRRQYRMQQAKKNLGKAFLPSNGEKKMSGTGSYYGTLSGPIQAMSTLQVPRKPFKSPGKNILTSPPKKGSGYGYPNVTLSKMHTYSTDPFDRAKEMVKREMIAHRTKMKGGPFRLNLHPKECFDSNPYKLDKPLPPVKKTEVKKDFVIPFKPSSPSKKTGGMKAGTFDTYPSHSADPYVSRKTKSVTANKDGKIFHPSAGPKSMPVQSILNMNVKKVLNSTNYATIPAVMAY; this comes from the exons ATGCCTCCAGAAGGGAAGTCGGATATGGAGCGAGTTGGGCTCTTCAAAGAGATGGGCTACATCACCATCGGGGATAAGTACACCCCCAACGTTTACA GACCTTTCAATGAATCAGCccaaaaaaataagcagatgCTGTGTGGGGGTCCAAAGGAGAAGTCGGGGCTGCAGGCGGGCTACTTCGACAACCAGTTCAAAAGAATCTTCGAGAGGGAAGCCTTCACAGACCCTCTCAAACTGCGCAGGCAGTACAGGATGCAACAGGCAAAAAAGAATTTAGGGAAGGCCTTTCTGCCCagcaatggagagaaaaaaat GTCTGGAACTGGCAGCTACTATGGAACACTGAGTGGACCCATTCAAGCCATGAGCACACTGCAAGTCCCCAGGAAACCTTTCAAATCACCAGGGAAGAATATATTAACaagcccccccaaaaaaggaagTGGATATGG ATATCCAAATGTCACCCTCTCTAAAATGCACACCTACTCCACAGACCCCTTTGACAGAGCAAAAGAGATGGTAAAG AGGGAGATGATAGCACACAGAACCAAGATGAAAGGGGGTCCCTTCCGTTTGAATCTGCATCCGAAGGAGTGTTTTGACAGCAATCCTTACAAGCTTGACAAGCCCTTACCACCTGTAAAGAAAACTGAGGTCAAAAAAGACTTTGTGATCCCCTTCAAACCAAGCTCACCAAGCAAAAAG ACTGGGGGCATGAAAGCAGGAACATTTGATACATATCCTTCCCATTCTGCGGACCCCTATGTCTCCAGAAAGACCAAGTCTGTGACAGCCAATAAGGATGGAAAGATATTCCACCCATCAGCTGGGCCAAAGAGTATGCCAGTGCAGAGCATCCTTAACATGAATGTCAAAAA GGTGCTGAACTCCACAAACTATGCAACAATACCAGCAGTAATGGCATATTAA